A stretch of the Deltaproteobacteria bacterium genome encodes the following:
- a CDS encoding 3-phosphoshikimate 1-carboxyvinyltransferase → MIELPSSKSITHRALICAALASGKSVILNPLVCDDTMTTCDVLEKLGIQIEKSAQTWVVRGGNWIRELDSRFRGNDKSGISRTVLNCNESGTTWRFITALTSFLKIPCEITGKESLLQRPIKPLLEALQCADETIFLNGNVSSQFLSGVLLVAPLSDKPLTIKLTTPLVSKPYVELTLDVQKKFGIKIRTKKNFSDFYITPQKYQPTKMEIEKDWSSAAFFIAAGLLSKPLTLTNLNPKSLQADRAIETIAKEMGGELEWNGNDLNIFPSKLRAIEWDIKDSPDLFPIVSVLNACAEGKGKLTGIENLKFKESNRLKTMQKLLKNPNVIDSTDHRIIMAGAVLGLAHKQTPKILHPSCVSKSFPNFWTAFDKIRA, encoded by the coding sequence ATGATTGAGCTCCCCTCCTCAAAAAGCATTACTCATCGCGCGTTGATTTGTGCCGCGTTGGCCTCTGGTAAAAGTGTGATTTTGAATCCGCTTGTTTGTGATGATACGATGACAACGTGTGATGTGCTGGAAAAACTGGGGATTCAGATTGAAAAATCTGCACAGACTTGGGTTGTGCGTGGTGGCAATTGGATACGGGAACTGGATTCCCGCTTTCGCGGGAATGACAAATCAGGGATTTCTAGAACTGTTCTAAACTGCAACGAATCGGGGACGACGTGGCGCTTTATCACGGCGCTAACCTCTTTTTTAAAAATTCCGTGTGAAATTACCGGAAAAGAATCACTCCTTCAAAGACCCATCAAACCCTTATTGGAAGCTCTTCAGTGCGCCGATGAAACAATTTTTCTTAATGGAAATGTCAGTTCCCAATTTCTCTCGGGCGTTTTGCTCGTGGCGCCTCTGTCCGATAAACCTCTTACAATTAAACTCACCACACCGCTTGTTTCAAAACCTTATGTGGAGTTGACCCTTGATGTGCAGAAAAAATTTGGAATAAAAATTAGAACCAAAAAAAATTTCTCAGATTTTTATATAACACCGCAAAAATATCAACCCACGAAAATGGAGATTGAAAAAGACTGGTCGTCCGCCGCATTTTTTATTGCCGCGGGTCTTTTGTCAAAACCTCTCACACTGACAAATCTTAATCCGAAAAGTTTGCAGGCAGACCGCGCAATTGAAACCATTGCAAAGGAGATGGGGGGGGAACTGGAGTGGAACGGAAATGATCTGAATATTTTTCCCTCAAAACTGCGGGCGATCGAATGGGATATCAAAGATTCCCCCGATCTTTTTCCGATTGTTTCTGTATTGAATGCGTGCGCGGAGGGAAAAGGCAAACTCACAGGCATTGAAAATCTGAAATTTAAAGAATCCAACCGATTGAAAACAATGCAAAAACTTTTAAAAAACCCGAACGTCATTGATTCAACAGACCACCGCATCATCATGGCTGGCGCGGTTCTGGGGTTGGCGCACAAACAAACACCCAAAATCCTGCACCCTTCATGCGTCTCCAAATCCTTTCCCAATTTTTGGACGGCCTTCGACAAGATTAGAGCGTAA
- a CDS encoding DUF882 domain-containing protein — protein sequence MMKFLFVEILLFFLSVTTFATEEGRFFYHGNGKLKISNASKLRGLSPRLIALIDYLQEQLSYGKGTVKILSGYRSPQYNENLRKQGRLAGKASLHLEGMAADFVMEGVSAKKMWEYARQLNCCGVGFYHGNAIHLDTGPPRFWDETTSKVYTDISTHNKQIYAVTRYDIYHPGENLTFQIVRATEYPFGIKNEVRIMNDGNEWKKVNLENKEDCIVVHNREEAQQFTIPILQLLDGGAQQLSIQISFCNKPSDEMPDQILSNPFVIVTQE from the coding sequence ATGATGAAATTTTTGTTTGTGGAAATTTTGTTGTTTTTTCTCAGCGTCACAACTTTTGCGACAGAGGAAGGGCGTTTTTTTTATCATGGCAATGGAAAACTAAAAATCAGTAACGCGTCAAAACTTCGCGGTCTCTCGCCAAGATTAATTGCCCTTATCGATTATTTGCAGGAACAACTCTCTTACGGAAAAGGAACTGTTAAAATTTTGTCGGGATATAGAAGCCCGCAATACAATGAAAATCTGCGCAAACAGGGAAGGCTGGCGGGAAAAGCGAGTCTTCATTTGGAAGGCATGGCGGCTGATTTTGTCATGGAGGGAGTAAGCGCCAAAAAAATGTGGGAATATGCACGGCAATTAAATTGTTGCGGGGTTGGTTTTTATCACGGCAATGCAATTCATCTCGATACCGGGCCTCCGCGTTTCTGGGATGAAACAACTTCCAAAGTTTATACCGATATTTCAACACACAATAAACAGATTTATGCCGTAACCCGTTACGATATTTATCATCCGGGAGAAAATTTGACTTTTCAGATTGTCCGCGCCACCGAATATCCCTTTGGAATTAAAAATGAAGTGCGGATTATGAATGATGGGAATGAATGGAAAAAAGTCAATTTGGAAAACAAGGAGGATTGTATTGTAGTGCATAACCGTGAAGAGGCACAACAGTTTACCATTCCTATATTGCAACTGTTGGATGGCGGAGCCCAACAACTTAGCATCCAAATAAGTTTCTGCAATAAACCCTCGGATGAAATGCCGGATCAGATATTGTCCAACCCTTTTGTGATTGTTACACAAGAATAA
- a CDS encoding sugar kinase has protein sequence MSILVVGSVAYDDLETPFGKKDRVLGGAATHFSASASFFTPVQLVGVVGGDFDEREITFLRARGVDFTGLQIQPEGKTFHWKGRYGFDLNEAQTLETHLNVFAQFNPSLPAHFQKSPHVFLANIDPELQLKVLEQVQTPKFVAMDTMNFWISGKRSELKKTLAKVNILLINEGEARQLAGERNLVKAAKLIRSWGPKTLVIKRGEYGALLFTGESVFSAPAYPLEDLKDPTGAGDSFAGGFMGYLASQNGDLSETALKRAMICGSVMASFQVEDFGLDRMRQLTKQEINDRFQGFKVLSHFETVLL, from the coding sequence ATGAGTATTCTTGTCGTTGGATCTGTTGCGTATGATGACTTAGAAACCCCCTTCGGAAAAAAGGATCGGGTTCTGGGCGGTGCCGCTACACACTTTTCGGCTTCCGCCTCTTTTTTTACTCCGGTACAATTAGTCGGCGTTGTGGGGGGCGATTTTGATGAACGGGAAATCACCTTTTTAAGAGCCCGCGGTGTTGATTTCACAGGTCTTCAAATTCAGCCCGAAGGAAAAACATTTCATTGGAAAGGGCGCTATGGTTTTGATTTGAACGAAGCCCAGACTTTGGAAACGCATCTTAATGTTTTCGCCCAGTTTAATCCGTCCTTGCCTGCTCATTTTCAAAAATCTCCTCATGTCTTTTTGGCCAACATTGATCCCGAATTACAGCTCAAGGTTTTGGAACAGGTTCAGACTCCCAAATTTGTGGCAATGGACACCATGAATTTTTGGATCAGCGGCAAACGAAGTGAATTAAAAAAGACTCTCGCAAAGGTGAATATTCTGTTGATCAACGAAGGGGAAGCCCGCCAATTGGCCGGGGAACGCAATTTGGTGAAGGCCGCCAAATTGATTCGCAGTTGGGGCCCAAAAACTCTTGTGATCAAACGCGGTGAATACGGTGCCTTGCTGTTTACCGGGGAATCTGTTTTTTCCGCGCCGGCTTATCCGCTGGAAGATTTGAAAGATCCGACTGGTGCCGGAGACAGTTTTGCGGGTGGTTTCATGGGCTATCTTGCCAGTCAAAATGGTGATCTGAGTGAAACCGCCTTGAAGAGAGCCATGATTTGCGGCTCCGTGATGGCCAGTTTTCAAGTGGAAGATTTTGGATTGGATAGAATGCGTCAATTAACCAAACAAGAAATTAATGATCGCTTTCAGGGGTTCAAAGTGTTGAGCCACTTCGAAACGGTCCTTTTATAA